The following coding sequences lie in one Drosophila bipectinata strain 14024-0381.07 chromosome XR, DbipHiC1v2, whole genome shotgun sequence genomic window:
- the nonA gene encoding protein no-on-transient A isoform X4: MESAVKLENSNSGPLPQRQQRGNQANKNIGKHTAQKQNDADGSPAEKKARFGGPNNQNGGIAVSGGGSAAAGPIQNQNKNFPNKGGFTANRNRNRGGNQNRPNFQGQNQNNTNLKSSNEASKPDAGNGLEKQNNPPPANQNQQNQNSNQGPGQGQGQQGQVQGFRGRGGGGAGNNVSGGGGGGVGSNQGGGGVGGNQLHHQQQQQQRENRNRGQRSGGPGGPNNTMCGRDGGGGGSRGGEDFFIAQRLRSIAGPTLELAPVEVPTEAKFSGRNRLYVGNLTGDVTDDELREMFKPFGEIGEIFSNVEKNFTFLKVDYHINAEKAKRALDGSMRKGRQLRVRFAPNATILRVSNLTPFVSNELLYKSFEIFGPIERASITVDDRGKHLGEGIVEFAKKSSASACLRLCNEKCFFLTASLRPCLVEPMEVNDDNDGLPEKALNKKMPEFNQERSVGPRFADINSFEHEYGSRWKQLHDLYKSKQDALKRELKMEEDKLEAQMEYARYEQETELLRQELRKREVDNERKKMEWEMREKQVEDMRKREEETMRRHQSEMQNHMLRQEEDMRRRQQENTLFMQAQQLNSLLDQQEGFGGGGNNSSFDNFGGNSNSPFEVFRGNNNNNSTMVGNNSGPGGPNKQIRQSPHPKNSR; encoded by the exons ATGGAAAGTGCGGTAAAATTGGAAAATTCCAATTCTGGTCCACTGCCACAACGGCAACAAAGGGGAAACCAagctaataaaaatattggaaaACATACCGCTCAGAAGCAAAATGACGCCGATGGAAGTCCTGCTGAAAAAAAGGCACGATTTGGTGGCCCAAATAACCAAAATGGTGGAATAGCTGTCAGTGGTGGTGGTAGTGCCGCAGCCGGTCCcattcaaaatcaaaataagaATTTTCCTAATAAGGGTGGATTTACTGCGAATCGCAACCGGAATCGCGGAGGAAATCAAAATCGTCCTAATTTTCAGGGGCAGaatcaaaataatacaaat CTGAAATCTTCTAATGAAGCGTCAAAACCGGATGCAGGAAATGGACTCGAAAAGCAAAACAATCCACCTCCGGCCaatcaaaatcaacaaaatcaGAATTCAAACCAAGGGCCAGGTCAAGGTCAGGGGCAGCAAGGTCAAGTCCAAGGTTTCCGAGGCCGTGGAGGAGGCGGTGCTGGTAATAACGTTAGCGGGGGAGGCGGCGGTGGTGTTGGCTCCAATCAAGGTGGCGGCGGAGTTGGTGGAAACCAGCTACAtcatcaacagcagcagcagcagcgggaAAACAGAAATCGTGGACAACGTTCAGGTGGCCCTGGCGGACCTAATAACACCATGTGCGGGCGGGATGGAGGTGGCGGTGGTTCCCGTGGCGGAGAAGACTTCTTTATAGCGCAAAGGTTGAGAAGCATTGCCGGACCTACTTTGGAGCTGGCTCCTGTTGAAGTGCCTACTGAAGCGAAATTTTCTGGCCGCAACCGTCTGTACGTTGGAAATCTTACCGGAGACGTCACTGATGACGAGCTCCGTGAAATGTTCAAGCCTTTCGGCGAGATTggagaaatattttcaaatgtagaaaaaaattttacattcCTTAAGGTTGACTATCATATAAACGCTGAGAAAGCTAAACGGGCTCTAGACGGGTCAATGCGGAAGGGACGCCAATTGCGCGTCCGTTTCGCTCCTAACGCTACCATTCTGCGAGTAAGCAACCTTACTCCATTTGTGTCGAACGAACTGCTGTACAAGTCATTTGAGATTTTTGGGCCTATCGAGCGGGCTAGCATCACAGTCGATGACCGCGGAAAGCACCTCGGCGAGGGAATTGTTGAGTTTGCTAAAAAGTCATCGGCTAGTGCTTGTCTTCGTTTGTGCAACGAGAAATGTTTCTTTTTGACTGCGTCACTCCGACCCTGCCTGGTAGAACCAATGGAAGTTAATGACGATAATGACGGGTTGCCAGAGAAGGCGTTGAACAAGAAGATGCCGGAGTTCAACCAGGAACGCAGTGTAGGTCCCAGGTTTGCAGATATTAACTCGTTTGAGCATGAGTACGGATCGCGGTGGAAGCAGTTGCATGATCTCTACAAAAGTAAGCAAGATGCTCTCAAGCGCGAGCTTAAAATGGAAGAGGACAAGCTAGAGGCCCAGATGGAATATGCGCGTTATGAGCAAGAAACAGAGCTTTTGCGCCAAG aGCTGCGAAAACGCGAAGTGGATAATGAACGTAAGAAGATGGAGTGGGAAATGCGCGAGAAGCAAGTTGAGGACATGCGCAAACGCGAAGAGGAAACTATGCGCCGCCATCAGAGTGAGATGCAAAACCATATGCTGCGTCAAGAGGAGGATATGCGTCGTCGTCAGCAGGAAAACACCTTGTTTATGCAAGCTCAGCAGCTAAATTCGCTACTTGACCAACAGGAAGGATTTGGCGGGGGCGGAAACAATTCAAGCTTTGACAATTTCGGGGGCAATAGCAATTCACCATTTGAAGTTTTTAGAG gcaataacaacaataactcAACCATGGTGGGAAATAACTCTGGACCTGGTGGTCCCAATAAACAG
- the nonA gene encoding protein no-on-transient A isoform X2, which produces MESAVKLENSNSGPLPQRQQRGNQANKNIGKHTAQKQNDADGSPAEKKARFGGPNNQNGGIAVSGGGSAAAGPIQNQNKNFPNKGGFTANRNRNRGGNQNRPNFQGQNQNNTNLKSSNEASKPDAGNGLEKQNNPPPANQNQQNQNSNQGPGQGQGQQGQVQGFRGRGGGGAGNNVSGGGGGGVGSNQGGGGVGGNQLHHQQQQQQRENRNRGQRSGGPGGPNNTMCGRDGGGGGSRGGEDFFIAQRLRSIAGPTLELAPVEVPTEAKFSGRNRLYVGNLTGDVTDDELREMFKPFGEIGEIFSNVEKNFTFLKVDYHINAEKAKRALDGSMRKGRQLRVRFAPNATILRVSNLTPFVSNELLYKSFEIFGPIERASITVDDRGKHLGEGIVEFAKKSSASACLRLCNEKCFFLTASLRPCLVEPMEVNDDNDGLPEKALNKKMPEFNQERSVGPRFADINSFEHEYGSRWKQLHDLYKSKQDALKRELKMEEDKLEAQMEYARYEQETELLRQELRKREVDNERKKMEWEMREKQVEDMRKREEETMRRHQSEMQNHMLRQEEDMRRRQQENTLFMQAQQLNSLLDQQEGFGGGGNNSSFDNFGGNSNSPFEVFRGNNNNNSTMVGNNSGPGGPNKQDSFAFEFGVNNMNQGGNQRGNNGGGNNVPWGRRRF; this is translated from the exons ATGGAAAGTGCGGTAAAATTGGAAAATTCCAATTCTGGTCCACTGCCACAACGGCAACAAAGGGGAAACCAagctaataaaaatattggaaaACATACCGCTCAGAAGCAAAATGACGCCGATGGAAGTCCTGCTGAAAAAAAGGCACGATTTGGTGGCCCAAATAACCAAAATGGTGGAATAGCTGTCAGTGGTGGTGGTAGTGCCGCAGCCGGTCCcattcaaaatcaaaataagaATTTTCCTAATAAGGGTGGATTTACTGCGAATCGCAACCGGAATCGCGGAGGAAATCAAAATCGTCCTAATTTTCAGGGGCAGaatcaaaataatacaaat CTGAAATCTTCTAATGAAGCGTCAAAACCGGATGCAGGAAATGGACTCGAAAAGCAAAACAATCCACCTCCGGCCaatcaaaatcaacaaaatcaGAATTCAAACCAAGGGCCAGGTCAAGGTCAGGGGCAGCAAGGTCAAGTCCAAGGTTTCCGAGGCCGTGGAGGAGGCGGTGCTGGTAATAACGTTAGCGGGGGAGGCGGCGGTGGTGTTGGCTCCAATCAAGGTGGCGGCGGAGTTGGTGGAAACCAGCTACAtcatcaacagcagcagcagcagcgggaAAACAGAAATCGTGGACAACGTTCAGGTGGCCCTGGCGGACCTAATAACACCATGTGCGGGCGGGATGGAGGTGGCGGTGGTTCCCGTGGCGGAGAAGACTTCTTTATAGCGCAAAGGTTGAGAAGCATTGCCGGACCTACTTTGGAGCTGGCTCCTGTTGAAGTGCCTACTGAAGCGAAATTTTCTGGCCGCAACCGTCTGTACGTTGGAAATCTTACCGGAGACGTCACTGATGACGAGCTCCGTGAAATGTTCAAGCCTTTCGGCGAGATTggagaaatattttcaaatgtagaaaaaaattttacattcCTTAAGGTTGACTATCATATAAACGCTGAGAAAGCTAAACGGGCTCTAGACGGGTCAATGCGGAAGGGACGCCAATTGCGCGTCCGTTTCGCTCCTAACGCTACCATTCTGCGAGTAAGCAACCTTACTCCATTTGTGTCGAACGAACTGCTGTACAAGTCATTTGAGATTTTTGGGCCTATCGAGCGGGCTAGCATCACAGTCGATGACCGCGGAAAGCACCTCGGCGAGGGAATTGTTGAGTTTGCTAAAAAGTCATCGGCTAGTGCTTGTCTTCGTTTGTGCAACGAGAAATGTTTCTTTTTGACTGCGTCACTCCGACCCTGCCTGGTAGAACCAATGGAAGTTAATGACGATAATGACGGGTTGCCAGAGAAGGCGTTGAACAAGAAGATGCCGGAGTTCAACCAGGAACGCAGTGTAGGTCCCAGGTTTGCAGATATTAACTCGTTTGAGCATGAGTACGGATCGCGGTGGAAGCAGTTGCATGATCTCTACAAAAGTAAGCAAGATGCTCTCAAGCGCGAGCTTAAAATGGAAGAGGACAAGCTAGAGGCCCAGATGGAATATGCGCGTTATGAGCAAGAAACAGAGCTTTTGCGCCAAG aGCTGCGAAAACGCGAAGTGGATAATGAACGTAAGAAGATGGAGTGGGAAATGCGCGAGAAGCAAGTTGAGGACATGCGCAAACGCGAAGAGGAAACTATGCGCCGCCATCAGAGTGAGATGCAAAACCATATGCTGCGTCAAGAGGAGGATATGCGTCGTCGTCAGCAGGAAAACACCTTGTTTATGCAAGCTCAGCAGCTAAATTCGCTACTTGACCAACAGGAAGGATTTGGCGGGGGCGGAAACAATTCAAGCTTTGACAATTTCGGGGGCAATAGCAATTCACCATTTGAAGTTTTTAGAG gcaataacaacaataactcAACCATGGTGGGAAATAACTCTGGACCTGGTGGTCCCAATAAACAG GACTCCTTCGCTTTTGAATTTGGGGTTAACAATATGAACCAAGGCGGAAATCAACGTGGAAATAATGGCGGAGGAAATAATGTCCCATGGGGACGCCGACGGTTTTAG
- the nonA gene encoding protein no-on-transient A isoform X5 has translation MESAVKLENSNSGPLPQRQQRGNQANKNIGKHTAQKQNDADGSPAEKKARFGGPNNQNGGIAVSGGGSAAAGPIQNQNKNFPNKGGFTANRNRNRGGNQNRPNFQGQNQNNTNLKSSNEASKPDAGNGLEKQNNPPPANQNQQNQNSNQGPGQGQGQQGQVQGFRGRGGGGAGNNVSGGGGGGVGSNQGGGGVGGNQLHHQQQQQQRENRNRGQRSGGPGGPNNTMCGRDGGGGGSRGGEDFFIAQRLRSIAGPTLELAPVEVPTEAKFSGRNRLYVGNLTGDVTDDELREMFKPFGEIGEIFSNVEKNFTFLKVDYHINAEKAKRALDGSMRKGRQLRVRFAPNATILRVSNLTPFVSNELLYKSFEIFGPIERASITVDDRGKHLGEGIVEFAKKSSASACLRLCNEKCFFLTASLRPCLVEPMEVNDDNDGLPEKALNKKMPEFNQERSVGPRFADINSFEHEYGSRWKQLHDLYKSKQDALKRELKMEEDKLEAQMEYARYEQETELLRQAAKTRSG, from the exons ATGGAAAGTGCGGTAAAATTGGAAAATTCCAATTCTGGTCCACTGCCACAACGGCAACAAAGGGGAAACCAagctaataaaaatattggaaaACATACCGCTCAGAAGCAAAATGACGCCGATGGAAGTCCTGCTGAAAAAAAGGCACGATTTGGTGGCCCAAATAACCAAAATGGTGGAATAGCTGTCAGTGGTGGTGGTAGTGCCGCAGCCGGTCCcattcaaaatcaaaataagaATTTTCCTAATAAGGGTGGATTTACTGCGAATCGCAACCGGAATCGCGGAGGAAATCAAAATCGTCCTAATTTTCAGGGGCAGaatcaaaataatacaaat CTGAAATCTTCTAATGAAGCGTCAAAACCGGATGCAGGAAATGGACTCGAAAAGCAAAACAATCCACCTCCGGCCaatcaaaatcaacaaaatcaGAATTCAAACCAAGGGCCAGGTCAAGGTCAGGGGCAGCAAGGTCAAGTCCAAGGTTTCCGAGGCCGTGGAGGAGGCGGTGCTGGTAATAACGTTAGCGGGGGAGGCGGCGGTGGTGTTGGCTCCAATCAAGGTGGCGGCGGAGTTGGTGGAAACCAGCTACAtcatcaacagcagcagcagcagcgggaAAACAGAAATCGTGGACAACGTTCAGGTGGCCCTGGCGGACCTAATAACACCATGTGCGGGCGGGATGGAGGTGGCGGTGGTTCCCGTGGCGGAGAAGACTTCTTTATAGCGCAAAGGTTGAGAAGCATTGCCGGACCTACTTTGGAGCTGGCTCCTGTTGAAGTGCCTACTGAAGCGAAATTTTCTGGCCGCAACCGTCTGTACGTTGGAAATCTTACCGGAGACGTCACTGATGACGAGCTCCGTGAAATGTTCAAGCCTTTCGGCGAGATTggagaaatattttcaaatgtagaaaaaaattttacattcCTTAAGGTTGACTATCATATAAACGCTGAGAAAGCTAAACGGGCTCTAGACGGGTCAATGCGGAAGGGACGCCAATTGCGCGTCCGTTTCGCTCCTAACGCTACCATTCTGCGAGTAAGCAACCTTACTCCATTTGTGTCGAACGAACTGCTGTACAAGTCATTTGAGATTTTTGGGCCTATCGAGCGGGCTAGCATCACAGTCGATGACCGCGGAAAGCACCTCGGCGAGGGAATTGTTGAGTTTGCTAAAAAGTCATCGGCTAGTGCTTGTCTTCGTTTGTGCAACGAGAAATGTTTCTTTTTGACTGCGTCACTCCGACCCTGCCTGGTAGAACCAATGGAAGTTAATGACGATAATGACGGGTTGCCAGAGAAGGCGTTGAACAAGAAGATGCCGGAGTTCAACCAGGAACGCAGTGTAGGTCCCAGGTTTGCAGATATTAACTCGTTTGAGCATGAGTACGGATCGCGGTGGAAGCAGTTGCATGATCTCTACAAAAGTAAGCAAGATGCTCTCAAGCGCGAGCTTAAAATGGAAGAGGACAAGCTAGAGGCCCAGATGGAATATGCGCGTTATGAGCAAGAAACAGAGCTTTTGCGCCAAG CTGCGAAAACGCGAAGTGGATAA
- the nonA gene encoding protein no-on-transient A isoform X3, with protein sequence MESAVKLENSNSGPLPQRQQRGNQANKNIGKHTAQKQNDADGSPAEKKARFGGPNNQNGGIAVSGGGSAAAGPIQNQNKNFPNKGGFTANRNRNRGGNQNRPNFQGQNQNNTNLKSSNEASKPDAGNGLEKQNNPPPANQNQQNQNSNQGPGQGQGQQGQVQGFRGRGGGGAGNNVSGGGGGGVGSNQGGGGVGGNQLHHQQQQQQRENRNRGQRSGGPGGPNNTMCGRDGGGGGSRGGEDFFIAQRLRSIAGPTLELAPVEVPTEAKFSGRNRLYVGNLTGDVTDDELREMFKPFGEIGEIFSNVEKNFTFLKVDYHINAEKAKRALDGSMRKGRQLRVRFAPNATILRVSNLTPFVSNELLYKSFEIFGPIERASITVDDRGKHLGEGIVEFAKKSSASACLRLCNEKCFFLTASLRPCLVEPMEVNDDNDGLPEKALNKKMPEFNQERSVGPRFADINSFEHEYGSRWKQLHDLYKSKQDALKRELKMEEDKLEAQMEYARYEQETELLRQELRKREVDNERKKMEWEMREKQVEDMRKREEETMRRHQSEMQNHMLRQEEDMRRRQQENTLFMQAQQLNSLLDQQEGFGGGGNNSSFDNFGGNSNSPFEVFRGNNNNNSTMVGNNSGPGGPNKQCSHMDGNKILAPMYW encoded by the exons ATGGAAAGTGCGGTAAAATTGGAAAATTCCAATTCTGGTCCACTGCCACAACGGCAACAAAGGGGAAACCAagctaataaaaatattggaaaACATACCGCTCAGAAGCAAAATGACGCCGATGGAAGTCCTGCTGAAAAAAAGGCACGATTTGGTGGCCCAAATAACCAAAATGGTGGAATAGCTGTCAGTGGTGGTGGTAGTGCCGCAGCCGGTCCcattcaaaatcaaaataagaATTTTCCTAATAAGGGTGGATTTACTGCGAATCGCAACCGGAATCGCGGAGGAAATCAAAATCGTCCTAATTTTCAGGGGCAGaatcaaaataatacaaat CTGAAATCTTCTAATGAAGCGTCAAAACCGGATGCAGGAAATGGACTCGAAAAGCAAAACAATCCACCTCCGGCCaatcaaaatcaacaaaatcaGAATTCAAACCAAGGGCCAGGTCAAGGTCAGGGGCAGCAAGGTCAAGTCCAAGGTTTCCGAGGCCGTGGAGGAGGCGGTGCTGGTAATAACGTTAGCGGGGGAGGCGGCGGTGGTGTTGGCTCCAATCAAGGTGGCGGCGGAGTTGGTGGAAACCAGCTACAtcatcaacagcagcagcagcagcgggaAAACAGAAATCGTGGACAACGTTCAGGTGGCCCTGGCGGACCTAATAACACCATGTGCGGGCGGGATGGAGGTGGCGGTGGTTCCCGTGGCGGAGAAGACTTCTTTATAGCGCAAAGGTTGAGAAGCATTGCCGGACCTACTTTGGAGCTGGCTCCTGTTGAAGTGCCTACTGAAGCGAAATTTTCTGGCCGCAACCGTCTGTACGTTGGAAATCTTACCGGAGACGTCACTGATGACGAGCTCCGTGAAATGTTCAAGCCTTTCGGCGAGATTggagaaatattttcaaatgtagaaaaaaattttacattcCTTAAGGTTGACTATCATATAAACGCTGAGAAAGCTAAACGGGCTCTAGACGGGTCAATGCGGAAGGGACGCCAATTGCGCGTCCGTTTCGCTCCTAACGCTACCATTCTGCGAGTAAGCAACCTTACTCCATTTGTGTCGAACGAACTGCTGTACAAGTCATTTGAGATTTTTGGGCCTATCGAGCGGGCTAGCATCACAGTCGATGACCGCGGAAAGCACCTCGGCGAGGGAATTGTTGAGTTTGCTAAAAAGTCATCGGCTAGTGCTTGTCTTCGTTTGTGCAACGAGAAATGTTTCTTTTTGACTGCGTCACTCCGACCCTGCCTGGTAGAACCAATGGAAGTTAATGACGATAATGACGGGTTGCCAGAGAAGGCGTTGAACAAGAAGATGCCGGAGTTCAACCAGGAACGCAGTGTAGGTCCCAGGTTTGCAGATATTAACTCGTTTGAGCATGAGTACGGATCGCGGTGGAAGCAGTTGCATGATCTCTACAAAAGTAAGCAAGATGCTCTCAAGCGCGAGCTTAAAATGGAAGAGGACAAGCTAGAGGCCCAGATGGAATATGCGCGTTATGAGCAAGAAACAGAGCTTTTGCGCCAAG aGCTGCGAAAACGCGAAGTGGATAATGAACGTAAGAAGATGGAGTGGGAAATGCGCGAGAAGCAAGTTGAGGACATGCGCAAACGCGAAGAGGAAACTATGCGCCGCCATCAGAGTGAGATGCAAAACCATATGCTGCGTCAAGAGGAGGATATGCGTCGTCGTCAGCAGGAAAACACCTTGTTTATGCAAGCTCAGCAGCTAAATTCGCTACTTGACCAACAGGAAGGATTTGGCGGGGGCGGAAACAATTCAAGCTTTGACAATTTCGGGGGCAATAGCAATTCACCATTTGAAGTTTTTAGAG gcaataacaacaataactcAACCATGGTGGGAAATAACTCTGGACCTGGTGGTCCCAATAAACAG